Proteins from a single region of Aerococcus viridans:
- the rsmB gene encoding 16S rRNA (cytosine(967)-C(5))-methyltransferase RsmB: MENNQVEPGSNARNGGHSGGYQTPLKLSARFQAMESVNQIIRHNHFINQEVNRVLTEEAVAEADRNLYTNLVYGSVQNYYTLDAFVRDFVAKPNKVKSWVWSLLIVSAYQMYYLDNIPNYAVVDEAVRIVRKRGNQTLAKFANGVLRNFTRRYETMADFIQTKEDPREKLTLEASLPPVWVDYFVDRFGLDEAEKLANSLNQTPFITVRANNKFNNLNTEKMTEYQEILEAEGFTVAPSPLTPFALRVTKGNPAHSSLFINGEMTIQDESALLAVEALNPQAGEVVLDACAAPGGKTVQIAEAVGRTGHVIACDIAENKLPLIQENVDRMQVADHVEILHQDATALLDRFGENGSEPTSFDKILVDAPCSGVGLFRRKPDTKYHKTLQDLDALHDIQVTIMNQALPLLKKGGVITYSTCTITREENEDVVKAILDQHPDLTLKSFKHWRDNLDQSIGADGTIEILPHTYMSDGFFIASFEKN, encoded by the coding sequence ATGGAGAATAATCAAGTAGAACCAGGGTCAAATGCTCGAAATGGCGGCCATAGTGGGGGCTATCAAACACCTCTAAAATTATCCGCTCGTTTTCAAGCCATGGAGTCAGTTAATCAAATCATCCGCCACAACCACTTCATCAACCAAGAAGTAAATCGGGTGTTAACTGAAGAAGCTGTAGCAGAAGCAGACCGTAACCTCTATACCAACTTGGTTTATGGGTCTGTGCAAAACTACTATACATTGGATGCTTTTGTCCGTGATTTTGTAGCCAAGCCCAATAAAGTCAAATCATGGGTTTGGTCTTTACTAATTGTTTCGGCTTACCAAATGTATTATTTAGATAATATTCCAAATTATGCGGTAGTTGACGAAGCGGTACGGATTGTCCGCAAACGTGGAAATCAGACCCTGGCTAAATTCGCTAACGGGGTCTTACGGAATTTCACCAGACGTTATGAAACAATGGCCGATTTTATCCAAACCAAAGAAGATCCAAGAGAGAAATTAACCCTAGAGGCCTCATTACCGCCTGTATGGGTAGACTATTTTGTGGACCGTTTTGGCTTAGATGAAGCCGAAAAATTGGCTAATTCACTCAATCAAACGCCATTTATTACAGTACGGGCCAACAATAAATTTAATAACCTAAACACAGAAAAAATGACCGAATATCAAGAGATATTAGAGGCAGAAGGTTTTACAGTAGCGCCTAGTCCTTTAACGCCATTTGCCTTACGGGTAACTAAGGGAAATCCAGCCCATTCATCTTTATTCATCAACGGAGAAATGACCATTCAAGATGAATCAGCACTTCTAGCTGTAGAAGCGTTGAACCCACAAGCAGGCGAAGTCGTCCTAGATGCATGTGCCGCACCGGGTGGAAAAACTGTGCAAATTGCTGAAGCAGTTGGCCGAACAGGTCATGTGATTGCCTGTGATATAGCAGAAAATAAATTGCCTTTAATTCAAGAAAATGTGGACCGGATGCAGGTAGCTGACCACGTGGAAATTCTCCATCAAGATGCAACTGCCTTATTAGACCGTTTTGGGGAAAATGGTAGCGAACCGACAAGCTTTGATAAGATTCTAGTCGACGCACCATGTTCAGGTGTGGGCCTATTCCGCCGTAAACCTGACACCAAATACCATAAAACATTACAAGATTTGGATGCTTTACATGATATTCAAGTGACAATTATGAACCAAGCATTACCATTGTTGAAAAAGGGTGGCGTGATCACCTACTCTACATGTACAATTACAAGAGAAGAAAATGAAGATGTGGTCAAAGCCATTTTAGACCAACATCCAGACCTAACATTGAAGTCATTTAAACATTGGCGAGATAACCTAGACCAATCAATAGGTGCAGATGGAACAATTGAAATCCTACCGCATACCTATATGTCTGATGGTTTCTTTATCGCCAGCTTTGAAAAAAACTAG
- the fmt gene encoding methionyl-tRNA formyltransferase, whose amino-acid sequence MKRIVFMGTPAFSVNILDALVAQNDQYEVVAVVTQPDRPVGRKRKLTPSPVKEAALKHDIPVYQPEKIGRDQEIKDLLAEDIDLIVTAAFGQFLPTSILEAPKYGAINVHASLLPKYRGGAPVHYAIWNGDKETGVTIMRMVKKMDAGDILTQVIVPIESDDTVATMFDKLSTAGTDLLMDTLPKLFAGEITPQAQIEEEATFSPNITSQQEQIDWRKEAQQIDNQVRAFNSWPVAHTKVDGQRWKIWQVAPVKEESTDEKPGTIVKIQKKPAQLWVATGNKTVLAIEQLQPAGKKQMDVAAFINGGAGNLTVGDSFDQVEDDVDGE is encoded by the coding sequence TTGAAAAGAATTGTATTTATGGGGACACCCGCATTTTCAGTGAATATATTAGACGCATTAGTGGCGCAAAATGACCAGTATGAAGTGGTTGCAGTTGTGACACAGCCCGACCGTCCAGTAGGGCGCAAACGGAAATTAACCCCATCGCCAGTGAAAGAAGCGGCTTTAAAACACGACATCCCAGTTTACCAACCGGAAAAAATCGGCCGGGACCAAGAAATTAAAGATTTATTAGCTGAGGACATCGATTTAATCGTCACTGCAGCCTTTGGTCAATTCTTACCGACGAGCATATTAGAGGCGCCAAAATATGGTGCAATAAACGTCCATGCGTCATTACTACCCAAGTATCGTGGTGGCGCACCAGTCCACTATGCTATTTGGAACGGGGACAAGGAAACAGGCGTGACCATCATGCGAATGGTGAAAAAAATGGATGCAGGGGACATTTTAACCCAAGTGATAGTCCCAATTGAAAGTGACGATACCGTTGCGACTATGTTCGATAAATTATCGACTGCAGGGACTGATTTGTTGATGGACACCTTGCCTAAATTATTTGCCGGTGAAATTACACCGCAAGCCCAAATTGAGGAAGAGGCGACATTTTCCCCAAATATTACCAGCCAACAAGAACAAATTGATTGGCGTAAAGAAGCGCAGCAAATTGACAACCAAGTCCGGGCCTTTAATTCTTGGCCAGTTGCCCATACAAAAGTGGACGGGCAGCGGTGGAAAATTTGGCAGGTAGCACCAGTCAAAGAAGAATCGACTGACGAAAAACCAGGCACAATCGTCAAAATTCAAAAGAAACCGGCTCAATTATGGGTAGCAACAGGCAACAAAACCGTTCTAGCTATTGAACAATTACAACCAGCTGGTAAGAAACAAATGGATGTTGCAGCCTTCATTAACGGTGGGGCCGGCAACTTAACGGTCGGCGATAGCTTTGACCAAGTGGAGGACGATGTAGATGGAGAATAA
- a CDS encoding Stp1/IreP family PP2C-type Ser/Thr phosphatase: protein MEIASKTDVGVERKQNQDQVGVFYNQDQAAILLLCDGMGGHNAGDVASEMAIYHVGNAWESTENMTDANIISEWLTDQIKTANAHIFEKANQYHDLSGMGTTIVAAVPLEDLAQVVLAHVGDSRIYIHQVDELKQITKDHSFVQELLDMDMISKEEAQVHPQKNIVTRAVGIAANVDVDINVVDFLVDDTLLLCSDGLTDMVEETEALAILTDESLSIEAKADQLVDVANDHGGRDNISVVIAHRKPPFTERKETIEETFYNEEIENERGEC from the coding sequence ATGGAAATCGCAAGCAAAACTGATGTCGGTGTCGAACGAAAACAAAACCAAGACCAAGTAGGCGTTTTTTATAACCAAGACCAAGCAGCAATCTTATTGCTTTGTGACGGGATGGGTGGCCACAACGCGGGAGACGTGGCTTCAGAAATGGCTATTTATCATGTAGGAAATGCTTGGGAAAGCACTGAAAACATGACGGACGCCAATATCATTTCTGAATGGTTGACTGATCAAATTAAGACGGCCAATGCCCATATATTTGAAAAAGCCAACCAATACCATGATTTATCAGGTATGGGTACAACAATCGTCGCAGCTGTACCATTAGAGGACTTGGCACAAGTGGTTTTAGCCCATGTAGGGGATTCGCGTATCTATATTCATCAAGTGGATGAACTAAAGCAAATTACCAAAGACCATTCTTTTGTCCAAGAATTATTAGATATGGATATGATCTCTAAAGAAGAAGCGCAGGTTCACCCACAAAAGAATATCGTGACTCGGGCAGTGGGTATTGCTGCTAACGTTGATGTAGATATTAATGTTGTAGACTTTTTAGTAGATGATACCTTACTATTATGTTCAGACGGATTAACTGATATGGTTGAGGAAACAGAAGCCTTGGCTATTTTGACGGATGAAAGTCTATCAATTGAAGCAAAAGCTGACCAATTAGTGGATGTGGCCAATGACCATGGAGGCCGAGACAATATTTCGGTGGTGATTGCCCATAGAAAACCACCATTTACAGAAAGAAAAGAGACAATTGAAGAAACATTTTATAATGAGGAAATCGAAAATGAAAGGGGTGAATGCTAA
- the guaD gene encoding guanine deaminase, which yields MIGLEKAILATYFHTPAHGQLAYQEDALITINQDGVIDRIVPADDGDYIPLIQLFEERGTLIRLPDGQYLLPGFIDTHIHAPQWPQAGIALDAPLDVWLNEHTFPLEAKYKDVDFAKEVYADLVATLLARGTTTALYFGTIHKESSFELVKIAAEKGQRALVGKVVMDDPQGNPDFYRDVSTEIALKETEEFIQEVRSFGKDVIQGVYPVVMPRFAPSCTDEALAGLGALAQKYDTHVHTHCSEGQWEHDFTYERFGKTDTEALRDFGLFGKKSVMAHSNFINDDDAAIFAENQTAVAHCPISNVYFANSIIPIKHLKELDVQVGLGTDISGGFSPSLYDGIKQAVMSSRQLEDGVDTRLPQAKRGVPDSRISVVEAFSLATLGGGEALDLPIGLIKEGYAADFQVIDTTVKENRIQGFGVFEDLGQTFEKILYLANQANIQQVYVQGKLVFER from the coding sequence ATGATTGGATTAGAAAAAGCCATTTTAGCAACTTATTTTCATACGCCAGCACATGGTCAACTGGCATACCAAGAAGATGCACTCATTACCATTAATCAAGATGGTGTGATCGATAGAATTGTACCGGCTGATGACGGTGATTACATCCCCCTCATTCAACTATTTGAAGAACGTGGCACTTTAATTCGTCTACCAGACGGTCAATACTTATTACCAGGTTTCATTGATACCCATATCCATGCACCTCAATGGCCACAGGCCGGGATTGCTTTAGACGCCCCATTAGATGTTTGGTTAAATGAACACACTTTTCCATTAGAAGCTAAATATAAAGACGTTGACTTCGCGAAAGAAGTTTACGCAGACTTAGTGGCGACCTTACTCGCTCGTGGCACCACTACTGCCCTTTATTTCGGGACTATTCACAAAGAATCATCTTTTGAATTGGTTAAGATTGCCGCAGAAAAAGGACAACGCGCCTTAGTTGGTAAAGTTGTCATGGACGATCCACAAGGTAACCCTGATTTCTACCGAGATGTGTCAACAGAAATCGCCTTAAAAGAAACCGAAGAATTCATCCAAGAAGTGAGATCCTTCGGGAAAGACGTCATCCAAGGCGTTTACCCTGTTGTCATGCCACGGTTTGCCCCGTCTTGTACTGATGAGGCCTTGGCAGGTTTAGGCGCATTAGCACAAAAATATGATACTCATGTCCATACCCACTGTAGTGAAGGCCAATGGGAACATGATTTTACTTATGAACGCTTTGGTAAAACTGACACAGAAGCGCTTAGAGACTTTGGTTTATTCGGCAAAAAATCAGTCATGGCCCATTCTAACTTTATCAATGACGATGATGCTGCGATTTTTGCAGAAAACCAAACAGCAGTTGCCCACTGCCCTATTTCTAACGTTTATTTTGCTAACAGTATTATTCCCATTAAACACCTAAAAGAATTAGACGTACAAGTTGGCTTAGGAACAGATATTTCCGGTGGCTTCTCACCGTCTCTATATGACGGGATTAAACAAGCTGTGATGAGCTCACGTCAATTAGAAGACGGTGTTGATACCCGTTTACCGCAAGCCAAACGTGGTGTGCCAGATTCTCGCATTTCTGTTGTAGAAGCCTTTTCTCTCGCTACACTTGGTGGTGGTGAAGCCCTTGACTTACCAATTGGTTTAATCAAAGAAGGCTATGCTGCTGATTTCCAAGTAATTGATACCACAGTCAAGGAAAATCGTATCCAAGGATTTGGTGTCTTTGAAGACCTAGGACAAACCTTTGAAAAGATCCTATATTTAGCTAACCAAGCCAATATCCAACAAGTATATGTTCAAGGTAAATTAGTATTTGAAAGATAA
- the priA gene encoding primosomal protein N', whose protein sequence is MVEANVIEVIVDVPTMQTDHPFEYQIPEEMVDIIQPGMRVQVPFGSRNLLGYVISPAKATADFEGKLKPITALLDDEPVLNAEMLQLGKDMAKQNFCFLVEAYHTMLPNLLKVNYEKFFLPTPEISYLDHQQYFDDLSEIAWSEAEKRGILAELIALKNKGHLSIDYRVEDRKRYKTEKWVQPLMDFDQLEEEVTSIRKTAKKQLALVEVLMELDGKKVPAKYLRDEFDLHTATLKAGSEKGWLKLYDQQVNRDPYADIAIEKSEKLPLQAQQEAAFNAVKKAMDEHEDRVFLLQGVTGSGKTEVYLQLIQEALDKDKEAILLVPEISLTPQMVNRLKSRFGNQVAVLHSQLSTGEHFDEWRKLKNGQAKIAVGARSSIFAPLDNIGLIILDEEHESTYKQSDNPRYHAREVAKWRAAYHHSPVILGSATPSLESRARAQNGVYQLLEMPERSNQKPLPPVEMIDMREEFKHKNYYQFSRQLRDQMQATMDRGEQVALMLNRRGFANFMQCRDCGYTFQCPNCDVSLTYHYHDKQLQCHYCGFNQPRPQRCPHCGQTHLREFGTGTEKVEQEINELFPNRTVARMDMDTTRRKGSHERILKQIADKKADILLGTQMIAKGLDFPNITLVGIINADTTLYLPDFRAAERTFQLLTQMSGRAGRGDLDGQVLIQTYNPDHYALTLAKDHDYDRFYQTEMQYRKLNQYSPYYYTVRFTISNFDDHTTQATAAKVAAILQQADIHSTKVIGPAQSTISRINNQYYYQLLYQHRGNQAIQAVLQEIQDKAQDWSKDKIYVSIDVDPQTFM, encoded by the coding sequence ATGGTTGAGGCAAATGTAATAGAAGTGATTGTGGACGTCCCCACCATGCAGACGGACCATCCTTTTGAATACCAAATCCCAGAAGAAATGGTGGATATTATTCAACCAGGTATGCGGGTACAAGTCCCATTTGGCAGTCGAAACCTCTTAGGTTATGTCATTTCCCCAGCTAAAGCTACCGCCGATTTTGAAGGCAAATTGAAGCCAATCACTGCACTTTTAGACGATGAACCGGTTTTAAACGCGGAAATGTTGCAATTAGGTAAGGATATGGCCAAGCAAAACTTTTGTTTCTTAGTTGAAGCCTATCACACCATGCTGCCTAACTTGCTCAAGGTAAATTATGAAAAGTTCTTCCTGCCAACCCCTGAAATTTCCTATCTGGACCATCAGCAATACTTTGATGACCTCAGTGAAATCGCCTGGTCTGAAGCCGAAAAAAGGGGAATTCTCGCCGAGTTGATAGCCCTTAAAAACAAAGGTCACCTGTCCATAGACTATCGGGTAGAAGACCGTAAACGCTATAAAACGGAAAAATGGGTACAACCACTGATGGACTTTGACCAACTAGAGGAAGAAGTCACCAGCATCCGAAAAACAGCTAAGAAGCAACTTGCCTTGGTGGAAGTGTTAATGGAGCTTGACGGTAAGAAAGTACCGGCTAAATACCTAAGAGATGAATTTGACTTGCACACAGCTACCTTAAAAGCGGGTAGTGAAAAGGGTTGGTTAAAACTTTACGACCAACAAGTTAACCGTGATCCCTATGCAGATATTGCGATTGAAAAATCAGAAAAGTTACCCTTACAAGCCCAACAAGAAGCTGCCTTTAATGCTGTAAAAAAAGCCATGGACGAACATGAAGACCGGGTCTTCTTACTACAAGGGGTAACAGGATCAGGGAAGACAGAGGTCTACCTGCAACTGATTCAAGAAGCCTTAGATAAAGATAAAGAAGCCATTTTACTGGTACCAGAAATTTCCTTAACCCCGCAAATGGTCAACCGGTTGAAAAGTCGCTTCGGGAACCAAGTAGCGGTCTTGCATAGTCAATTATCAACAGGTGAACACTTTGATGAGTGGCGCAAATTAAAAAATGGCCAAGCTAAAATAGCTGTTGGGGCCCGGTCATCTATATTTGCACCATTAGACAATATCGGTTTGATTATTTTAGATGAAGAACATGAATCTACCTACAAACAGTCAGATAATCCTCGTTATCATGCACGTGAAGTGGCCAAATGGCGGGCAGCTTACCACCATTCGCCCGTTATCCTAGGATCAGCAACCCCTAGTCTAGAATCTAGAGCACGAGCCCAAAATGGGGTTTATCAACTACTTGAAATGCCCGAACGGTCAAATCAAAAGCCACTACCGCCTGTTGAAATGATTGATATGCGTGAAGAATTTAAACATAAAAATTACTATCAATTCTCACGGCAATTACGTGACCAAATGCAGGCTACAATGGACCGGGGCGAACAGGTTGCTTTGATGTTAAATCGGCGTGGTTTCGCCAATTTCATGCAATGCCGAGACTGTGGTTATACCTTCCAATGTCCAAATTGTGATGTATCACTGACTTACCATTATCATGACAAACAGTTGCAGTGTCATTATTGTGGCTTTAACCAACCACGGCCACAACGCTGTCCACATTGTGGTCAAACCCACTTACGGGAATTTGGTACGGGGACAGAAAAGGTGGAACAAGAAATTAATGAGCTGTTCCCGAATAGAACCGTGGCCCGAATGGATATGGATACCACCCGGCGTAAAGGGAGTCACGAACGGATATTAAAGCAAATTGCTGATAAAAAAGCAGATATTTTACTAGGTACCCAGATGATTGCCAAGGGGCTGGATTTTCCAAATATTACTTTAGTAGGCATTATCAATGCAGATACTACACTCTATCTGCCAGATTTTAGGGCAGCTGAACGGACTTTCCAGCTCTTGACTCAGATGTCAGGACGGGCAGGCCGTGGGGACCTAGACGGGCAAGTCTTGATTCAAACATATAATCCGGACCATTATGCCTTAACCTTGGCTAAAGATCATGATTATGACCGTTTCTATCAAACCGAAATGCAATACCGAAAACTCAACCAGTATTCGCCGTATTACTACACTGTCCGCTTTACTATTTCTAATTTTGACGACCATACAACGCAAGCGACGGCTGCTAAGGTGGCTGCAATTTTACAGCAGGCTGACATTCATTCAACCAAGGTGATTGGTCCCGCTCAGTCAACCATTTCAAGAATTAATAATCAATACTATTACCAACTCTTGTACCAGCACCGAGGCAACCAGGCCATCCAAGCTGTTTTGCAAGAAATTCAAGACAAGGCTCAAGATTGGTCTAAAGACAAAATTTACGTATCCATTGACGTAGACCCACAAACCTTCATGTAA